The Verrucomicrobiota bacterium genome contains a region encoding:
- a CDS encoding NAD-dependent succinate-semialdehyde dehydrogenase, giving the protein MIQSSLIPEFAGHVNGRWKESESGQTIRVVNPATGDLLAEIPDMDEMETKLAIESADRALAEEFSFKERQNWLLAITELLLEHREELARIITLEQGKPLKEATVEVEYAAEFFSFFAGQLGHISPRALPDKIRGCRWTVHYRPAGVAGLITPWNFPLGMMAKKVSAAIAAGCSVVFKPSELTPLSAIAFWSLAAQAGMPMSRMNLVLGRPGPIGKVLCIHPSVRVLSFTGSTATGKVLLQQTASYVKRVLLELGGNAPFIVFQDADVDLAVEALVANKFRCAGQTCVCANRVFLHLDLEEKFIEKLAERVAELRVGNGLHTETDIGPLINRAAFDKVARHVADALRNGAKRIVGHDPEPPSKNSGCYYPPTLLTGARQGMQIFKEETFGPVIAVAGFSAESDVIELANSTAHGLAAYVFTRDYHRAERCTRHLHFGHVAVNSGTGPTPEAPFGGMMQSGLGREGGVEGLVEFCEIQTTVIA; this is encoded by the coding sequence ATGATTCAATCGTCATTGATTCCAGAATTTGCAGGTCACGTCAACGGGCGATGGAAGGAATCTGAGTCGGGCCAGACAATCAGGGTGGTGAATCCCGCGACCGGCGACTTACTGGCCGAAATTCCCGACATGGACGAGATGGAAACAAAACTGGCTATCGAATCGGCAGATCGCGCCTTAGCCGAGGAGTTCTCTTTCAAAGAGCGTCAGAATTGGCTTTTGGCAATCACAGAACTGCTTTTGGAACATCGAGAAGAACTGGCGCGGATCATTACACTGGAACAAGGGAAACCGCTCAAAGAAGCAACCGTAGAAGTTGAATATGCGGCCGAATTCTTCAGTTTTTTTGCCGGGCAATTGGGGCACATTTCTCCCCGCGCTTTGCCTGACAAAATTCGCGGTTGCCGTTGGACAGTCCATTATCGGCCGGCTGGAGTCGCAGGTTTAATAACCCCTTGGAATTTTCCCTTAGGAATGATGGCCAAAAAGGTTTCAGCCGCTATTGCTGCCGGCTGCAGTGTAGTGTTCAAGCCGTCGGAATTAACGCCGCTCTCAGCGATTGCATTTTGGTCTTTAGCGGCCCAGGCAGGCATGCCGATGAGCAGAATGAATCTCGTCCTTGGCCGACCGGGACCGATTGGGAAAGTTCTCTGCATTCATCCATCAGTGCGTGTCCTTAGCTTCACCGGTTCGACCGCCACTGGGAAGGTGCTGTTGCAACAAACCGCGTCGTACGTCAAGCGAGTCTTGCTCGAATTGGGAGGGAACGCTCCCTTTATTGTCTTTCAGGATGCCGATGTGGATCTTGCCGTGGAGGCGCTCGTGGCTAATAAATTCCGTTGCGCTGGTCAGACATGTGTCTGCGCCAACCGGGTCTTCTTACACCTGGACCTCGAGGAGAAATTTATCGAGAAGCTGGCGGAGCGAGTTGCGGAGCTACGGGTTGGTAACGGTTTACACACCGAGACTGATATCGGACCTTTAATTAACCGGGCAGCGTTCGACAAAGTGGCACGGCATGTTGCTGATGCGTTGAGGAATGGCGCAAAGAGGATTGTCGGTCATGATCCCGAGCCTCCGTCCAAAAACTCGGGCTGCTATTATCCCCCCACACTTTTAACAGGGGCGCGGCAAGGGATGCAAATATTCAAGGAAGAAACCTTCGGTCCGGTAATTGCGGTGGCAGGTTTCTCTGCTGAATCGGACGTTATTGAACTGGCGAATTCCACTGCACACGGCTTGGCGGCCTATGTATTCACACGCGATTATCACCGCGCCGAGCGTTGCACGCGCCACTTGCACTTTGGCCATGTGGCTGTGAATAGCGGCACTGGCCCCACGCCCGAAGCCCCGTTTGGTGGAATGATGCAATCTGGCTTAGGCCGTGAGGGTGGTGTTGAGGGGCTCGTTGAGTTTTGCGAAATTCAAACCACAGTGATAGCATGA
- a CDS encoding phytanoyl-CoA dioxygenase family protein encodes MKDTPAVLEEAVEQYERDGYVLFHNVLDEHLIHEASNHVEWLINRNPGVRAEHLDQRLVKDDPFWIRLISDDRLLDIAEFFIGPNIALFASHYICKPPRDGKCVLWHQDGSYWPLEPMEVVTLWLAVDDSLSENGCLRVIPGTHKMELHEMRKRREEANVLDSEIDPSLVDESKSVECALKRGGVEVHHPNTIHGSRANHSPLRRCGLTIRYIPTSTRITKDVGCPPFLLRGEAVPGINEYAPFPKYVEGKHMPFYGSEKWK; translated from the coding sequence ATGAAAGACACGCCTGCAGTTCTTGAGGAAGCCGTAGAACAATATGAAAGGGACGGTTATGTTCTCTTTCATAATGTCCTCGACGAGCATCTGATCCACGAGGCCAGTAACCATGTCGAATGGCTAATAAATCGCAATCCGGGTGTTCGCGCCGAGCATCTTGATCAGCGGTTGGTAAAGGATGACCCATTCTGGATCAGGCTAATCAGCGATGATCGCCTGCTCGATATCGCCGAGTTCTTCATAGGGCCGAATATCGCGCTCTTCGCCTCGCACTACATTTGTAAGCCGCCCAGAGATGGCAAATGCGTGCTTTGGCACCAGGACGGAAGCTACTGGCCGCTAGAGCCTATGGAGGTTGTCACCCTTTGGTTGGCAGTGGATGACTCATTATCTGAGAACGGCTGCTTAAGGGTTATTCCGGGGACGCACAAGATGGAATTACATGAGATGAGGAAACGCCGTGAAGAGGCTAATGTGCTCGACTCAGAGATCGATCCGTCTCTGGTGGACGAATCCAAGTCGGTTGAATGTGCTTTAAAGAGGGGTGGGGTGGAGGTACACCATCCTAATACTATTCATGGTTCGAGAGCGAATCATTCTCCCCTACGACGTTGTGGATTGACGATCCGCTACATCCCGACGAGTACGCGGATCACGAAGGATGTAGGATGTCCGCCATTTCTCCTGCGCGGCGAGGCAGTCCCGGGCATCAACGAGTACGCGCCGTTTCCCAAGTATGTTGAGGGTAAACATATGCCTTTTTACGGAAGTGAAAAGTGGAAATGA
- a CDS encoding dihydrodipicolinate synthase family protein produces the protein MRALDKTNLTGLWAAIPTPWKPNGRLDERALFGNCERLAATKVDGIYTTDSDGEFYAIELAGFRRLARVFSRAMERAGLGAQMGVTWFNTQGIIDRIRVACDVGIPNVHVAFPCWMPLTAQDLSRFFEDLASAEPQARWIHYTHPKTGPSLTGKDYARLSRQFPDQLVGTKLTSSNLLELSDILGHAPDLAHFVCDTTMVVGMLLGAKGCYSYWINTLPQWHRTWFDACLKGNWSEAAERHKKLILWELNFIKKIREAGHVVKARVALTGFLKDSGASKPPYYPLPEEEQEKLLRSFNEYWAEELRDEAFSHKADLVSAKLAEPRDSAQRTATAVSKR, from the coding sequence ATGAGAGCGCTGGACAAAACGAATTTGACCGGTTTGTGGGCGGCAATTCCGACCCCGTGGAAGCCGAATGGCCGCTTGGATGAACGGGCGTTGTTCGGCAATTGTGAACGTCTGGCAGCAACGAAGGTGGATGGGATATACACTACGGATAGCGATGGCGAATTCTACGCCATTGAGCTTGCTGGTTTTCGGCGGTTGGCCCGCGTTTTCAGCCGCGCTATGGAAAGGGCGGGATTGGGCGCGCAGATGGGGGTTACCTGGTTCAATACGCAAGGCATCATTGATCGCATTCGGGTGGCCTGTGACGTAGGTATTCCCAACGTGCACGTCGCTTTCCCTTGTTGGATGCCACTTACAGCGCAAGATCTCAGTCGCTTCTTTGAAGACTTGGCATCCGCGGAACCGCAGGCCCGTTGGATTCATTATACGCACCCAAAAACCGGTCCGAGTTTAACGGGTAAAGACTACGCGCGGCTCTCTCGCCAATTCCCTGACCAACTGGTTGGAACCAAATTGACCTCGAGCAATCTCTTGGAACTAAGCGACATATTGGGCCACGCTCCGGACTTAGCCCATTTCGTTTGTGATACGACCATGGTAGTCGGTATGCTCCTCGGCGCGAAGGGCTGTTACAGTTACTGGATCAATACACTCCCTCAGTGGCATCGAACCTGGTTCGACGCCTGTCTGAAAGGGAATTGGTCTGAAGCAGCCGAGCGGCACAAGAAACTCATTCTTTGGGAGTTGAATTTCATCAAGAAGATTCGCGAAGCCGGCCACGTCGTAAAGGCCCGGGTGGCGCTCACCGGTTTTCTAAAAGATTCTGGCGCCAGCAAACCTCCTTATTACCCGCTGCCTGAGGAAGAACAAGAGAAACTATTGCGAAGCTTTAATGAATATTGGGCTGAAGAGTTACGGGATGAGGCCTTTTCGCACAAGGCTGATCTTGTGTCTGCTAAGCTCGCGGAGCCTCGCGACTCAGCCCAAAGAACGGCCACTGCCGTCTCGAAGCGATGA
- a CDS encoding tartrate dehydrogenase: protein MKEFKIAVYPGDGIGPEVVDEAVRISEAVQNQTGEFILRLTRLTWGADYWKATGQVVPDNFLEILKPFDAIFFGAAGDPMRIPDHITLEPLVHIRQEFDQYACVRPARLYRGVTSPLVIKTSSEIDFVVVRENSEGEYVNMGGRFKVGHPEELALQTAVHTRRGIERILRFGFHLAQTRRRRLTMITKSNAQRYAFVLWDEILDEMRHSFPDVSAEKQHVDAAAMNFVRCPERFDVVVASNLFGDILTDLGGIISGGLGLAPSANLNPERKFPSLFEPVHGSAPDIAGKGIANPVAAILSAAMMLEWLSLAKPAAAIKRAVETALNNGARTPDLGGKLSTRQMGDQIISHLQPVI from the coding sequence ATGAAGGAATTCAAAATCGCGGTATATCCCGGGGATGGCATCGGGCCAGAAGTAGTCGATGAGGCTGTGCGAATCTCAGAGGCAGTGCAAAATCAAACAGGCGAGTTCATTCTTCGACTGACACGGCTAACATGGGGCGCTGACTACTGGAAGGCCACTGGACAAGTCGTTCCTGACAACTTTTTGGAGATTTTGAAGCCGTTCGACGCGATCTTTTTCGGAGCCGCAGGAGATCCGATGCGAATCCCTGATCACATCACGCTTGAACCGCTCGTGCACATTCGCCAGGAGTTTGATCAGTATGCCTGTGTTCGTCCCGCCCGACTCTATCGCGGAGTCACATCGCCATTGGTAATCAAAACCTCATCTGAGATTGACTTTGTCGTGGTTCGGGAAAATTCCGAAGGCGAATACGTGAATATGGGTGGACGCTTCAAAGTGGGTCATCCAGAAGAACTTGCTCTCCAAACCGCGGTTCACACCCGGCGTGGGATCGAACGTATTTTACGGTTTGGTTTTCATTTGGCCCAAACCCGAAGGCGGCGGCTGACAATGATTACCAAATCCAATGCACAGCGGTATGCCTTTGTGCTTTGGGACGAGATTCTCGACGAGATGCGTCACAGTTTTCCGGACGTCAGCGCTGAAAAACAGCATGTGGATGCGGCAGCAATGAATTTCGTGCGTTGTCCGGAGCGATTTGATGTGGTCGTTGCGTCAAATCTGTTTGGCGACATCCTAACGGACCTGGGTGGGATCATTTCAGGAGGACTCGGCCTTGCACCAAGCGCTAACCTCAATCCAGAACGAAAGTTTCCTTCGTTGTTCGAGCCGGTACACGGTTCGGCACCCGACATCGCTGGAAAGGGTATCGCCAATCCAGTGGCTGCCATTCTGAGCGCGGCCATGATGCTCGAATGGTTGAGCCTCGCGAAGCCAGCGGCTGCCATAAAGCGTGCTGTGGAAACG